In the genome of Pusillimonas sp. T7-7, the window CCGATTGCGGCGACACCAGATGCATCACCAATTGCTTGCCTGCCAGGTTAAGGCGCGCCTGAACCTGGCCCAGGCCAGGCAGGTTCAGGGTAAGGCGGGTTGCCCAGTGGCCGGCGGCGTCGGCGGCGTTCTCGTCCTGAGGCTCGCGGCGGCTGATCTCCCAATCCATCTCGGCGCCCGGCCAGGCTTCGCCATGCCAATTGAAGGATTGGTTGGCCAGCACTTCCAGTTGCTGGCGCACCAATGTGTGCGCTTGCGGGTCCAGGCCGGGGATGTGGGCGGGCTGCGCCAGCGCCGCATTGCTTGCGGCGCTGGCGGCGGGAAGCGGTGCAGTCGAGCTGGATTCGGCGCCGCGTGCGGTGGCTGGAGCGGTGTTTGCGGCATCACCGGCATCAGCAGCGGCGGGCGTGCCGGCGGATGCTGCGGGCGCCGCAGGATTGGGGGATGGGGCCCCGGTAGGGCGGCCAATTTGCGCCTGGGGTTCCTGCATCAATTGCGCCAGGCTGAGTTTGCCGAAAGTCAGGCCCGCCAGATGAGCTTCATAAAACATACCGCTGCCTTGTACCGCTTGCGACAGGGCGGCGGCCAGTTGCGTAGGCAACGGGGTACTGTTTTGAGGCGTGGCGCTGGTTGTAGCGGTGGCGGTTGTAGCCGTTGCAGTGGCGCCGCCGCGGGCCGTGGCTATTGTATCGCCGCGGCCGCTTGCTTCCGGCGGCGCATTCGGGTTCAGTAAAGGCAGCCGCCCTTGCACCGAGGGGCCCAGGTCGGGGTAGCCGGCCAGCAAGGCCAGTATGGTTTTGGCGGCATGGCCCAGTGTGGTCGGCGCCGACGGCGTGCTGGCCGTGTTGGGCGCATCGCGGGCGAGCAGCAGGGCGGCGCTGCGCGCCTCCAGCCGGGCTTTGTCGACCGCATTGCGAGCATTCTGCTCGGTCTGTGCGGTGGCACGGTCAACGACATCTCGCGGATGGCGCAAGGTTTCATTGCGGGCGCCTTCGGCGCGTTCCGCGTTGGCGGCCTGGGCCACCGCATCGGGCCGGGCGCCGGTGACCAGATTGGCTTGTTGGGAAAGCGTGACGCCCAGAACGGCGTCCAGGCGTTGCACCAATAGGGTGCCCAGGGGAGAGGGCCCGCCTATGCTCATTGTTTGAGCGACGGTGCGCAGTAGGCCTGTAATACCGTATGCTGGCGCCGGATGTCGCCCAGCAGCTTGCCCAGGCGGTTAAGTTCGGGTGAGACCAACTGCCGAATATTGGCGTCGTCGTCGAGGATGCGGACCAGCAGCTTGCGCTGCGTGGCGCGTTCTTCTTTGCCCAGTTCGCCCATGTTGCGCAAGGCGCCTACGGCCTCTTGATATTGCGAGCCCAGCGTAACGACGTCGTCCCAGACGCCGGCGCGTGCTTGTTCCAGCATGCGGCTGGTGATTGCCGCAATGGCCTCGTACTGCCGCAAGGTGGTTGACGATTGGCTCATGATGAAGTCACTTGACGGTGAGACGGATAGAAACGTGTCGTTGAACAAAAATATCTCTAGTATCAAGTTATTATATGCAATTGCAAGCAAATGTGTCGGAAAAATTTTCTGCACACGATCGCAGTGTGACATTCAGCCAGCCGCCGCTTCCATCGGCAGCGGGTCAACGGCTTCGCGCCAGGCGGTGGCAATATCCACCAGCAGGCGCTCGGCCAGGTCCAGTTTGCTCATGTCGGCGTGCAAGTTGGCCAGCAGCAGGTTGCGGATGATCAGGTCGTAGGTGGCCACCAGGTTCTTGGCCAACTCACCGCCCGACTCTTGATCGACACTGGCTTTCAGGCCCGAATCAACGATGTCGATGGCTTTCGATATCGCCATGCCGCGACTTTCGATGTTGCCGTTCTGCATATGCAGGCGCGCCTTCATGATGGCGGCGCGGGCGCCGTCAAAAAGCAGGGTGATCAGGCGCTGGGGGCTGGCGCTGAGCACTTCGGTTTCCAGGCCTACATTCGCATAGGCTTGTATGGAATGCTGGCGCCGTGCGCCGCGTAGGGGTGCGTAGCTCATGCTTCCTTACCTATATTTCCCAGCATCGAAAGCTGTTGGGTCAGATAGCTGCTGATGGAATTCATTTGCGCCATCATGGAATCCAGTTGCGAGAACTGCTTGCGGTAGGTTTCCATCTTGATGTCGATGCGGTTGGACGTGGCTTCGTATTGATCTTCCAGGTCTTTCAGCGTGTTGGTCATGCTGTCGGTGGCCGAACTGATCGTGCCGCCGCTTTTGACGAAATTGTCTGCTACCGAGCCCAACTTGACGCTCAGGCCGTTTTCGCCGGAAAACAATTTTTCCACATCGGCCATATTGTCTTTCAGCGCCGCCGCCAGCTTGTCGTTGTCGACTTTCAGATTGCCAGTTGTGGGGTCAGTGGTGATACCCATTTGCGAGAGGGTGCTTATGGCGTCGCCAGACCCCGCCACATTCAGCGCGTCGCGAATCTGGTTTTGCACCTTGCGCGCCAGGCTGTCGCCCGTCAGGGCGTTGCCGGTTTGGTTGTCGACGTTGTAGGACGTGAGCGTCTTGATGATGCCCTGCAGATTGTTGTAGGCGGTCACGAAAGTGTTGACCGCCTTCGAGGTCACGGAATCGTCGCGCGTGACGGACAGAGTCTGCGGCTTGGCGGTCTCGGTTTCCTTCAGCAGTGTCAGCGTAACGCCCTCTATTGCGTCTTCTATGGTGTTGGACTGGCTTTCGATGGCGATGCCGTTGATGCTGATCGCGGCGTTCTTGGCGGCCGTTTCAGTAAACGCGCCTGTGCCGGCCGCCTTGTCGTAACCCATCAGGCTTTGTACTTGGCTGACGTCGGTCGAAGGGTTGGCATCCGCCGCACTTACGGTAATGCTGGCGATGGCGGCGTCTTCGCCTGTGTTCTTGGCCGTCAACAACATGTAATGCTGCGGAGGGTCCTGGCCGTCGTTGACCAGCGTGGCGCTGACGCCCAGCCCGGACTTTTCATTGATGGCCTTGACGATGCCTTCCATGCTGGTATCGGCCGCGTCCACGCTGAGCGTGGTGGTCGTGCCGTCTGCCAGCGTGAAGCTGATGTCGACCATTCCGGTCGCCAGTTGCGCATCGCGCGCCGCTTGCGGTGCGCTGGTCAGGCTTTGGGCGCTGGCCAAGGTGGTGACTTCAATGTTGTAGTTGCCCGCAATGGCCTTGGTGGATGCCGCAGCTGTGTAAGCTTCGCCCGCGACGCTGGTTTTCAGCGCGCCGAAGGTGTCGGCCTTGCCCAGCGCATCCGACGCGGTTTTGAGCGCTTCAATCGAGCTCTTGATGGTGCCGTAGCCCGATAAGCGGCTTTGCACCGAAGTGGCCCTGGATTCGATCAAGGCCAGCGACTGGTTCTCTGCAGTACGCAGTTGATCAAGCAACTCGTCAAGGGGCAGCCCTGAACCAACGCCGATAGATGAAATAGCCATGTAAAACTCCCTGATATGGGGTATTGTCCTGCAAAGTATGCGAAGCCAATACGGATTGAAGCGGGGATTAGTATTGGTAGTTTGGCATTTACGCCGCGTCGGTCCTAGACTTTGGTATCAACATTACGGCCCTGCAGCTGTACGATCATGCGTGCCACGCGGATGACGGCATCAGTAGGAATGGTGCGCAATACATCGCCCGTTTCGCTGTCGATAATCGACACCACCACGCGCTGCGCTTCGGGGTCCATATCAAAGCGCATGCCGGTGGACCAGGCTTCCATATTGCTGTTCAAGGCCTTCAAGGCCTCGCCCAGCGGGTCCATGCCTTCGGGTAGATCCTGCAGACGATGCCCGCTCGTGGCTGTGCCGCTATTCAGGGTCTGGTCTGCCCGCGTGACTTGCACGGCAGGTTCCGGCAAGGACGCGGGCCGCTCGATATCGAGGGGCAGTGCGTAGGGTGCTGCGGCATGGCCTGCGGCGATAGGGTTCACCATCTTTGTGGCTCCTGGTTGCGAATTGGGTGGGCGCGAACGCCTTACGGCGTCTTAACGGCAGTTGCCGCATATTCTTTAATTAAGCGAATAAGCAATAAATTGCCGGGCTGATCCTTCCAACGCCACCTTGCGAAGCGGGCCACAATGACGCGATGATCGTCAGCCTATTTGTTTTACATGCCTAGCACCGAAGACCAGCTCGTTGGTCAATATGCTCCTTTGGTCCGCCGCCTGGCGCTGCAGCTTGTTGCCAAGCTCCCCGCCAGCGTAGAGGTGGACGACCTGATGCAGGCCGGCATGATGGGCCTGCTGGACGCCATACGGCGCTACCAACAAACCGCCGACGCCCAGTTCGAAACCTATGCCGTCACCCGCATACGCGGCGCCATGCTGGACGAACTGCGCAGCCAGGACTGGCTGCCGCGCAGCGTGCGCAGCAAAACCCGCAATATCGAACAGGCCATCCATACGCTGACCCATCGTCTGTTGCGCGCACCCGCCGAATCGGAAATCGCCGAAGAAATGGGCGTGCCCCTGCCCGAGTACCAACAATTGCTGGAAGAAGCGCGCGGCGTGCAAATATTGCATTATGAAGATCTGGCGGGGCAGGGTGAAGACGCGGGTTCCTCGCTGGACCGCAGCTCCGAAGATGAGAGCGCCACGCAGGCTGCCCATTGGTCCAACCCCCTGAATCAGCTGGTTTCCAAAGGCTTGCGCCGCGCCCTGGTGGAGGCCATCAAGGCCTTGCCAGAACGGGAGCAACTACTGCTGTCGCTGCAGTTTGAGCAGGACCTGAATCAGAAAGAGATAGGCTTGGTCATGGGTATTACCGAAGGGCGGGTGTCGCAATTGCGTTCACAGGCCGTCGCCCGTATACGGGCCGCACTGACGCACAGCGAATGGCACGAAAGCCCAGGCGAGGTTGGGTTGCACGCCTTGCTGTAGTGGCGTTGCGCAAAGTCAATAGCAACAGGATGCTCTGATGGAAATCGACCGCTTTAAAAAACAACACGTGGAAATTTTGCAAGGCATTGCCAACGGCTTATTAGACTCAGCTATCCTCATATAAAAAAACCGCCGGTCCGAGAACTGGCGGCTTGGCTGAAAACCGTAGCGGTGAAGCGCTATGACTCTTCGTACCGGTATTAACGCAGCAGCGACAGAACGCCTTGTGGCACTTGGTTGGCTTGTGCCAGAACCGACGTACCAGCCTGTTGCAGGATCTGAGCGCGAGTCATGTTGGAGACTTCGACTGCGTAGTCGGCGTCTTCAATGCGCGAACGAGCTGCGGACAGGTTGGTGACCGTGTTGCTCAGGTTAGCAATAGTCGATTGGAAACGGTTTTGAATCGCACCCAGGTCGCTCCGCAGAGCATCAACGGTCTTGAGCGCTTCGTCCAATTTGGCCAGCGGATTTGCAGTACCTACGCCATGAAATTCAGCTGTGTTACCGCTTGGATCGGAAGTCTCAGTGTTGATGACCGTTGTGGTGTCATTCGCCCAACCTGTTGCAGTGGCAAATGCGCTCGTGACTTCGTAATTACTGCCTTCTACAGTTGCGTAAGCCTTCACAGCGCCAGCAGCATCGTTGCTCAGCTTGATGAAAGTATCTACGTTCTTGGTCTTATCAGTACCATTAGCGTCCGTGTACTCGTAACCATTAGTGACCGTCAGCTTGGCGAGCGAGACTGTGTCTTTTGTGCCCGTAGCAGCGCTCTTAACTACCGTCGCTGCATAGTACTCGTCGCCCACTTTCACGGCGTAGGAACCGTCAGTGCCTGCACCGGTTGCATCGTTCACCTTGTGCAGCGTAATAGAATTAATGTCTGCAGAAATTCCGGCGTCCTTCAAACCCGTCAGCACAGCGGAAATATCAATACCACTCGTGCTGGTCGAGTTATCGAGCTGATCGTTGTCCAGGTCCAGCGCTGCCCCAGCGGACAAGGTGTTCTTTTGAACCGAAAAATCCGTGAGTTGTAGCGTTGTAGAGCTTATTTCTTTAAGGCCGATCGAGATGGTCTCGCCATCGTTCGCACCAACCTGGACTTTAAGAGGTGCCGCACCGCTAGCCAAAACTTTGACGCCGTTAAACTGTGTCTGTTGGGAAACGCGGTCAATTTCTTCGAGACGTTGATCAATTTCTTCTTGAATCGACTTTAGGTCAGATGCGGAATTCGTTCCATTCGAGGCTTGAACAGACAGTTCACGAACGCGCTGCAAGTTGTTGTTGATTTCATTCAACGCACCTTCAGTCGTCTGAGCGATGGAGATACCATCGTTGGCGTTACGAGTGGCCTGAGTCAGACCCTTGATGTTAGCCGTAAAGCGGTTAGCAATCGCTTGACCAGCAGCGTCGTCCTTGGCGCTGTTGATGCGTAGGCCGGAGGATAGGCGTTCGATAGCAGTGCCCAAGGCGCCTTGCGACTTGGTCAGGTTGTTCTGGGAAACCAGAGCCAGATAGTTGGTGTTAATGACTGACATGAATAACTCCTGAGAGGAATAAATACGGCGAATCGGGCTCCGCCTGGTTGCCAAGAAGAAACAAGCCTGTTTTGTACGGTGTGCTGCGCTTACCGCAGGAAAGCGAAGCCGGTTTCTTCCTGTTCACCGTCATTAACGGCGGGGTGGGGTGGAACTTTAGGGCCGGTCATTCCAGTTTCAAAAAGCCGTTGCTGGTGCCGCGGCGAAGGCTGCGCCTTTTGTTGTTTCCATGTTATGCCAACAGGCTATGATATCCAGGCTAGCGTTATTCCCTTCTTCTACGAGCTTGATACACATGACTTCCCATCCTGTTCTGCGTTTTGGCCTGGCGGCCAATCGTTTGCATCACGAAACCTACGGGGCTGCGCTATTCCAGTGGCTGGAGCAGTCGGCGGCGGGCATACGGGAACTGGGCATGGAGTGCTACACGGTCGGCCGCACCTTTGATGCCATTGAGCGATCTGGCTTGCTGGCCGGGTATGGCGGGCTGATTCGTTACCCCTTTGGCCGTGAAGGCGGCTTGATGAAGCTGGTGGCACGGGTTACCGATGGGGGCGCCGGCGCCGAATCCTTTGATGGCGCCATCTACCTGATCGATCCGGTGGATCCTTCATCCATTTTCCCCGAGGCCTTGGCACTCAAGCGCCAGTGCATTACGCATGGGCGGCCATTTGTGTCGACGTTGATGGGCGCCATTGAGTGGGTTGAGATCGAGCGCTTGTGCGCTGGCCTGGCGCCTGATCCAGCCCGGGCGCCGCTATTTGATTTTTCGCAGCAAACCTTGGCGCTGATCGCGCACGATGCCTTGAAGGATGACATGGTGGCGTTTGCCGATCAGCACTTCGATGTGTTGTCGCACTTTGCGGGCCGAGTGGGTACGGGCACGACCAGCGGCCGCTTGAACGAGCTGGCCTGGTCGCGCGGCTGGCCCCAAGACACGCCCTGGGTGCAGGCTTATCTTAGCGGGCCATTGGGCGGGGACGCCCAAATTGCAGAGCTGGTGCTGGAAAGGCGCTGTCAGCGGGTGATCTTTTTTGAAGACCCGCATGTGGCGCGCCAGCATGAAGCCGATATTCAATTGCTTGAGCGTGCGGTGCGTGTCGTGACCGACAAGGCGGCTTGCATCGCTTCGCCGGCTGTGGCGCATAAATGGGCAAACGCGGTTCAACTGCTGGTAAAATAAATGTAATGATAAGATACTTTTAATTACATCAGGGGTGGAAGGTGCGCAACAATAATAATAACGCTGGGGGCTGGTTACGGATTGGGGTTTTTTCTTTATTAAGTTGTTCTGGCGTTGCAGTGTCGGCGACCGGATTTGAGTCAGCCGAATACCTGCGGCAAGACGGGTTGGGCCTGATCAATGCAGCCGAGGCCTACGCGTTGGGCTATACCGGCGCCGGCGTGAGGGTGGGTGTCTTCGATTCAGGTATTGACGCGCTCCATCCCGAGTTCGCCAGTAGCAAGATCGCCGGCGGCATGGACTTGGCCACCCTGATGCCTTATGCGCCAGGACTGGGCCTGGATTACGACGGGCATGGCTCGCATGTGGCGGGCATTATCGGCGCGCTGCGCAACGGTGTGGGCATGCATGGCGTGGCGTACGACAGCACGCTGTTTGTCGTCCATCAGTTTCAGGAACCCAACGACGATGACGATGATGATGATGACGACGAGTTGCCTACGCCCAGTCCGGGCTACTTAAGTTTCCGTGACGAATACCTGGACAAAATTTATTCGGCTGGCTGGCGCTACTTGGCCGAGCAGAATCTGTCCATTATCAATAACAGCCTGGGCTTCAATGATTGCCCTGATGTCGATCCTCCGTGCAATGTGATGGGCTACGGCTCGGCGGCGCAAGCCGAAGCAGCGTTCCGGCTCAGCGTCAGTGCTTATCGCGAGCTCGCCCAGGCCGGCACGCTGATGGTGTTTGCCACGGGCAACGAAGGCCAGCCTCATCCTGACTTCATGGCCGGTTCGCCGTACTGGTTTCCCGAACTCAAGGATAATTGGCTGGCGGTGACGGCCGTCAGCGAGCACGGCGGGCCTGTGTTCTACGCTAATCAGTGCGGCGTGGCCAAAGACTGGTGCCTGACAGCGCCTGGCGGTGATCTCGGTGTCGGCATGGGAATTTATTCAGTTCAAAGCGGCGGCAGCTATGTGCGTTTGGCGGGCACGTCCATGGCCGCGCCGCATGTAGCTGGCGCTGCGGCACTGGTCTCGCAGGCCTTTCCTTATTTCGGCGCCTACCATCTGCAACAAACCCTGCTGACAACGGCTACGGATATAGGCCAACTAGGTGTAGACAGCGTCTATGGCTGGGGGTTGTTGAACGTAGGCAAGGCAGTGCACGGCCCGGCGCAGTTTGTTCGCCTGTTCGACGTGGATACGCAGGGTTATGACTCCACCTTTTCGAACAGCATCAGCGGCGTGGGCGGTTTGACCAAGCGTGGCGCAGGTGTCTTGCAGCTGACGGGCGCCAATACCTACACCGGGCCTACGACAGTGGGCGGCGGCAGGCTGGTGGTGAATGGCGCGCTGGCTTCGACTGTAACGGTGCAGGCGGCGGGGGCCCTGAGCGGTGCCGGTACTGTGGCCAGCGTTCATAACCATGGCGTGGTGGCGCCGGGTAATTCCGTAGGCACCCTCACGGTAAGGGGCGATTACACGGCCTACCCGGGCTCGGTTTACGAGCTTGAGGTTGGCCCACAGGGCGCAACCGACAAGCTGGACGTGGGCGGCACCGTAACCCTGGCTGGTACGCTTAAACTGGCGGGCGGCGATTTGCGCCAGAATGTGTCTTACCACTTCATCGATGCGGCAGGCGGGGTGATGGGGCAGTTTGACGATATTACATACAGCACGGTCTTCCTGACGCCCCGCCTGGATTTTGCCCAGGGCGTTGCACTGCGGGTCGAGCGCAATGATGTTCCCTTCGAGCGCTACGGCCGCAGTGCGAATCAGAAGTCGGTGGGTGCTGCGCTGGATCCAGCCTCGTCACAGCCCCCGGCCGCCATGGACGACCTGTACGATGACGTGCTGAATGCCAGTGCGGACCAGGTGCCCGACATGATGGAACAGCTAAGCGGGCAGGTACACCCGGGTACAGACGCTGCGCTGCTGAATGCCGGCCAGTTGATGAGCCGTACGCTGTCAGCCCGCATTCGAGCCAATCCGGAGGCCGCAGCGCCGGAACGCCACACGCCTTTGTGGGCGCATGTCATCAAGGGCAGCAGCACGCTGAACGGCGACGGTAACGCAGCCGAAGTCAGCCGCGACATGACGGGGCTGATGCTGGGGGGCGATACACAGTTGAAAAACGGTTGGCGGCTGGGGGCTGCATTCGCTTACGCCGATGGCCGCAATAAGCTGGACGATGTCGCTTCGTCATCGAGCAGTACCGATAGCTATACCGCCGCGCTGTATGGCGCACGCAACTGGGTGATGGAGCGGGGCAGCCTGAACCTGATGGCGGGCGTCGCGTATACGCGACATGATATTGCCACCCGGCGTAATGTCGACGTGGGCGGCAGCCAGACTCTGAAAGCCGACTACCACGCCGATGCAGCGCAGCTATTTGCCGAACTGGGCTATGCCATACCAATGGCTGGCGCCAGTGCGCTGGAACCTTATGCCGGCTTGAGCTGGCAGCATCTACGGGTAGGCGGGTTCAGTGAAAGCGGTGGGCAGGCCGCCTTGGGTGGCCAAGCTCAATCGTCGGACCTGGCCAGCACGACGCTTGGTTTGCGCGCCAGAACTGAGCTTGAGTCAGGCCCGGCTCACCTGGCCCTGACGGCGGGCCTGGGCTGGCGCCATGCCATGGGTGACCTCTCGCCCAGCCGCAGTATGTCGTTTGTGCAGGGTGATGGAACCGCTTTTAGTGCAAGCGGGGCGCCCATCGCCCGCAATGCCGCGGTAACGGAACTGACTGCCGAGCTGCGCCTAAGCAAAAACGCCTACATGGGGGTCAGCTACAACGGCCAGTTTGGCGGTGGCAACACCGATCAGGCCGGCGCCGTCCATCTGCGTGTCCGTTTTTGATCGTGCTTGATCCGGCCTTGGCTTCGGGATTGGCCGGAAATCCAGCCAGCCCTTTCCTGAATGGGCTCAGTCTTCGCGCCGCAAATGCGGGAACAGGATCACGTCGCGTATGCTGGGGCTGTCGGTCAGCAGCATGACCAGGCGGTCTATGCCTATGCCGCAGCCGCCTGTGGGCGGCATGCCGTATTCCAGGGCGCGTATGTAATCGGCGTCGTAGTACATGGCTTCTTCGTCGCCGGCGTCTTTGGCTTCGACCTGGGCCAGGAAGCGTGCGGCCTGGTCTTCGGGGTCGTTCAGCTCTGAAAATCCGTTGGCGATTTCACGACCCGTCATGAACAGTTCGAAGCGCTCGGTAATGCCTTCCTGGGTATCGGATGCGCGTGCCAGCGGCGACACTTCCACCGGATAGTCGATGATGTAGGTGGGGTTCCACAGCTTGGCTTCGGCGGTTTCCTCGAACAAGGCCAGCTGCAGTCCGCCCAGGCCCGCGCGTGCCAGCACGGGGCCGTTCACATCAGCGCCCAGGCGCTTCAGTTCGGTGCGCAGGAAGGTGCCGTCTTGCAGCTGTTCCTGGGTGTAGCCAGGCGCGTACTTGAGTATGGCTTGTACGATGGTCAGGCGATCGAAGGGCTGGCTAAGATCAAGGACTTTTTCCTGGTAGGTCAGCACGGCGCTGCCGCTGGCGGCTATGGCCGCTTCGCGTATCAGCGTTTCGGTAAAGTCCATCAGCCAACGGTAGTCGGTGTAGGCCGCGTAGAACTCCATCATGGTGAATTCGGGGTTATGACGCGGGCTGACGCCTTCGTTGCGGAAGTTGCGGTTCACTTCAAACACGCGGTCAAAGCCGCCCACCACCAGGCGCTTCAAATAAAGCTCGGGGGCAATGCGCAGGAACATTTCCATGTCGAGCGCGTTGTGATGAGTCACAAAGGGCTTGGCCGCCGCGCCGCCGGGTATGGGGTGCAGCATGGGGGTTTCGACTTCCAGAAAACCGGCGTTGATCATGTGGTGGCGTATGCTGCCGATGGCCTTGCTGCGCGCCAGAAAGCAGCGGCGCGTTTCTTCGGTCATGATCAGGTCGACGTAACGCTGGCGGTAGCGCAGCTCGGTATCGGCCACGCCGTGGAACTTATCGGGCAGGGGCCGCAGCGATTTGGTGAGCAGGCGCACCGTGGCCGCATGTACTGATAGTTCGCCTTTATTGGTTTTGAACATGGCGCCTTCGACCGCGACGATATCGCCGATGTCCCAGGTTTTGAACTGGGTGTAGAGGTCTTCGCCTACCGTGTTCTTGTCCAGAAAGATCTGGATGCGGCCAGAGCTGTCTTGCAGGGTGGCAAAGCTGGCCTTGCCCATGACGCGCTTGAGCATCATGCGTCCGGCTACTTTTACCTGCTTGCCGACTTCGGCCAGTGCGTCTTTATCGAGCTCGTCGTAGGCAGCGTGCAGGGCGGCGGCTACGTTGTCGGGCTGGAAGTCGTTGGGGTAGGCTACGCCCTGGGCGCGCAGCTTGGCCAGCTTGCCACGGCGTTCGGCGATCAGGTGGTTTTCGTCAGTGGCAATGGTGGATGGCGTGGGTTCGTTCATGATTCTTGTAAGTTAGGCGTGATTTCTGATGTCGTCGAGTACGGTGGTACCGAAGTCGTCGCTGGACAGATAGCGCAAAATGCGGTCGGCCACATCGCTGGGCGAGGCCAGTTGGCCCTGCGCATGCAATTGGGCAAAGCGCTCCACATTGGGGAAGTCGGTGCTGGCAGTGCCGCGTATGGTTGCCTGCATGCCGGTGTCGACCACGCCGGGCGCCAGCGACACAATGCGCACGCCGTGGTTTTCGGCGTGCAGCACACTGGTGTAGTGGTCCAGCGCCGCCTTGGTGGCGCAGTAAACGC includes:
- the lysS gene encoding lysine--tRNA ligase, with translation MNEPTPSTIATDENHLIAERRGKLAKLRAQGVAYPNDFQPDNVAAALHAAYDELDKDALAEVGKQVKVAGRMMLKRVMGKASFATLQDSSGRIQIFLDKNTVGEDLYTQFKTWDIGDIVAVEGAMFKTNKGELSVHAATVRLLTKSLRPLPDKFHGVADTELRYRQRYVDLIMTEETRRCFLARSKAIGSIRHHMINAGFLEVETPMLHPIPGGAAAKPFVTHHNALDMEMFLRIAPELYLKRLVVGGFDRVFEVNRNFRNEGVSPRHNPEFTMMEFYAAYTDYRWLMDFTETLIREAAIAASGSAVLTYQEKVLDLSQPFDRLTIVQAILKYAPGYTQEQLQDGTFLRTELKRLGADVNGPVLARAGLGGLQLALFEETAEAKLWNPTYIIDYPVEVSPLARASDTQEGITERFELFMTGREIANGFSELNDPEDQAARFLAQVEAKDAGDEEAMYYDADYIRALEYGMPPTGGCGIGIDRLVMLLTDSPSIRDVILFPHLRRED